A window of the Electrophorus electricus isolate fEleEle1 chromosome 11, fEleEle1.pri, whole genome shotgun sequence genome harbors these coding sequences:
- the ednraa gene encoding endothelin receptor type Aa, with protein sequence MCSTMHPTTLHMLLLTAVMAAGGMTQTNHTEEHSSSLQPCITPDHGLWPASSQVLTANATRLPASKPVKPCPVPLSINETFKVINTVIACLVFVVGIVGNATLLWIIYQHKCMRNGPNALIASLALGDLIYIIIDIPITVYKLLVRRWPLVDYPFGRVLCKMVPFIQKASVGITILNLCALSIDRYRAVVSWSRVQGVGIPLVTAIEIVGIWVLSIILAVPEAVVFDITPFRYYNITDLTCMMKPESAFMQFYIKAKVWWLFGLYFCAPLACTAFFYTLMTSEMLNHRKGSLRIALSDHLKQRREVARAVFCMVLIFALCWFPLHLGRILKETMEDPHDDRRCDLYNFLLVLDYVGINLASVNSCINPIILYFVSKKFNNCFKSCLCCWHRSNNQPTSTSPVNGTSIQFKTQEPNNIHTDRSLRKDNNLLAGDLY encoded by the exons ATGTGTTCAACAATGCATCCTACAACCTTACACATGTTGCTGTTAACGGCTGTCATGGCCGCTGGTGGAATGACTCAGACAAACCACACAGAGGAGCATTCCAGTTCCCTGCAGCCCTGTATTACCCCTGATCATGGCCTGTGGCCCGCGTCCAGCCAGGTTCTGACAGCCAACGCCACAAGACTTCCTGCTAGCAAACCTGTTAAGCCTTGTCCGGTGCCCCTCTCTATCAATGAAACATTCAAGGTCATCAACACAGTCATTGCCTGCTTGGTGTTCGTGGTTGGTATTGTGGGCAACGCTACCCTGCTGTGGATTATCTACCAGCACAAGTGCATGAGGAATGGACCTAATGCTCTGATCGCCAGCCTGGCTCTGGGGGACCTGATCTACATCATCATAGATATCCCCATCACCGTCTATAAG CTCCTGGTGAGGAGGTGGCCTCTGGTTGATTACCCCTTTGGTCGTGTCCTCTGTAAAATGGTGCCCTTCATCCAGAAAGCATCTGTTGGCATCACCATCCTCAACCTGTGTGCTCTCAGCATCGACAG GTACAGGGCTGTAGTCTCATGGAGTCGTGTGCAAGGGGTGGGTATTCCCTTGGTCACCGCCATCGAGATCGTTGGTATCTGGGTGCTGTCAATCATCTTGGCAGTACCAGAGGCTGTGGTGTTTGACATCACGCCCTTCAGATACTACAACATCACGGACCTCACCTGTATGATGAAGCCAGAGTCTGCCTTCATGCAG ttttacATTAAGGCAAAAGTCTGGTGGCTTTTTGGTCTTTACTTCTGCGCACCACTGGCCTGCACAGCTTTTTTTTATACACTCATGACCTCGGAGATGCTCAACCATAGAAAAGGAAGCCTGAGGATTGCCTTAAGTGACCACCTCAAACAG AGAAGAGAGGTGGCCAGAGCGGTCTTCTGCATGGTGCTGATCTTCGCCTTGTGCTGGTTCCCTTTGCACCTGGGAAGAATTCTGAAGGAGACGATGGAAGATCCCCATGACGACAGACGCTGTGACCTGTACAA TTTCCTGTTGGTGCTGGACTATGTTGGCATTAACCTGGCCAGTGTCAACTCCTGTATCAATCCCATCATCCTCTACTTTGTTAGCAAGAAGTTCAACAATTGCTTTAAG TCTTGCCTGTGTTGCTGGCACCGCTCCAACAACCAGCCGACCAGCACCAGTCCAGTAAATGGCACAAGCATCCAGTTCAAGACACAAGAGCCCAACAACATCCATACTGACCGCAGCTTACGAAAAGACAATAACTTATTGGCAGGTGATCTCTACTGA